From Methylocystis sp. ATCC 49242, one genomic window encodes:
- the ccmD gene encoding heme exporter protein CcmD, with translation MSEHASFIILAYGVAFVVIGGVAMRIILDYRRLRSELARFGAAGQRDEGDAA, from the coding sequence ATGAGCGAACATGCAAGCTTCATCATCCTCGCCTACGGCGTCGCCTTCGTCGTGATCGGCGGCGTCGCGATGCGCATCATCCTCGACTACCGGCGCCTGCGCTCCGAACTCGCGCGCTTCGGCGCCGCGGGCCAGCGCGATGAGGGAGACGCGGCGTGA
- a CDS encoding DsbE family thiol:disulfide interchange protein, with the protein MTEPTVTPQEPRSALRFLPLALFALLAGLFLIRLFAGDASRIPSALIGKPAPTFDLPALEGLADVPGLTTEDLRKGHVSVVNVFASWCAPCRQEHPVLMSIARDEALKAKGVEIYGLSYKDETANALAFLQGVGNPFQRVGVDPAGRTAIDFGVYGVPETFVVKGDGTIAYKFVGPLTPSAAATTLIPEIMKAAGK; encoded by the coding sequence GTGACCGAGCCGACCGTGACGCCGCAGGAGCCGCGCTCGGCCCTGCGTTTCCTGCCGCTCGCGCTGTTTGCGCTGCTCGCGGGACTGTTCCTCATCCGCCTGTTCGCGGGCGACGCCTCGCGCATTCCGTCCGCGCTTATCGGAAAGCCCGCGCCGACTTTCGACCTGCCGGCGCTCGAGGGCCTCGCCGACGTTCCGGGGCTGACGACCGAAGACCTGCGCAAGGGCCATGTCAGCGTGGTCAATGTCTTCGCGAGCTGGTGCGCGCCCTGCCGTCAGGAGCACCCGGTCCTGATGTCGATTGCGCGAGACGAGGCGCTGAAGGCGAAGGGCGTCGAAATCTATGGCCTCTCCTACAAGGACGAGACCGCCAATGCGCTCGCCTTCCTGCAGGGTGTCGGCAATCCGTTCCAGCGCGTCGGCGTCGATCCGGCGGGGCGCACGGCGATCGACTTCGGCGTCTATGGCGTGCCCGAAACCTTCGTCGTGAAGGGCGACGGAACCATCGCCTACAAATTCGTCGGCCCGCTGACGCCTTCCGCCGCCGCGACGACGCTCATCCCGGAAATCATGAAGGCGGCGGGAAAGTAA
- a CDS encoding S41 family peptidase yields the protein MIRKTALIATGIAIGAGCATVGQQARALIGTPAVAATADTYKYLSLFGDVFDKVRGDYVEKPDEQKLVENAINGMLTSLDPHSSYLDAKGFKDMRTQTEGKFGGLGIEVTQEDGLVKVVTPIDDTPASRAGIMSGDLIGAIDDESVQGMTLNQAIDKMRGQINTPVKLTIYRGKDKDKIDLKLTRAEIHIKSVRSRKQDDDISYIRISQFNEETADGLRNAMAKAQQEIPADKFKGYIIDLRNNPGGLLDQSIQVVNAFIDKGEIVSTRGRNADETQRYNARPGDLSKGKPVVVLINGGSASASEIVAGALQDHKRATLIGTRSFGKGSVQTIIPLGGNAGALRLTTARYYTPSGRSIQAKGIDPDMIILQDVPDELKGKDDTKGEASLKGHLKNGDDEKTGSQAYVPPDEKKDKQLIAAIELLHGKSKAQIMAEQTKDVAKDSTKPATKAN from the coding sequence ATGATTCGCAAAACTGCCCTTATCGCTACAGGAATCGCCATTGGCGCCGGATGCGCCACGGTCGGCCAGCAGGCGCGCGCCCTCATCGGCACGCCCGCGGTCGCGGCCACCGCTGACACCTACAAATATCTCAGCCTCTTCGGCGACGTGTTCGACAAGGTCCGCGGCGATTATGTCGAGAAGCCCGACGAGCAGAAGCTCGTCGAGAACGCCATCAACGGCATGCTCACCTCGCTCGACCCGCATTCGAGCTACCTCGACGCCAAGGGCTTCAAGGACATGCGGACCCAGACCGAGGGCAAGTTCGGCGGTCTGGGCATAGAGGTGACGCAGGAAGACGGGCTCGTGAAGGTCGTCACCCCGATCGACGACACGCCCGCCTCCCGCGCAGGCATCATGTCGGGCGATCTGATCGGCGCCATCGACGACGAGAGCGTGCAGGGCATGACGCTCAACCAGGCCATCGACAAGATGCGCGGCCAGATCAACACGCCGGTGAAGCTCACCATCTACCGCGGCAAGGACAAGGACAAGATCGACCTCAAGCTGACCCGCGCCGAGATCCACATCAAATCGGTGCGTTCGCGCAAGCAGGACGACGACATCTCCTACATCCGCATCTCCCAGTTCAACGAGGAGACCGCGGACGGCCTGCGAAACGCGATGGCCAAGGCGCAGCAGGAAATTCCCGCCGACAAGTTCAAGGGCTACATCATCGATCTGCGCAACAATCCGGGCGGCCTGCTCGACCAGTCGATCCAGGTGGTCAACGCCTTCATCGACAAGGGCGAGATCGTCTCGACGCGCGGCCGCAACGCCGACGAGACCCAGCGCTACAACGCGCGGCCGGGCGATCTCTCCAAGGGCAAGCCGGTCGTGGTGCTGATCAACGGCGGCTCCGCCTCGGCCTCCGAGATCGTCGCCGGCGCGCTGCAGGACCACAAGCGCGCGACGCTGATCGGCACGCGCTCCTTCGGCAAGGGGTCGGTCCAGACCATCATCCCGCTCGGCGGCAACGCCGGCGCGCTGCGCCTCACGACGGCGCGCTACTACACGCCGTCGGGCCGTTCGATCCAGGCCAAGGGCATCGATCCCGACATGATCATCCTGCAGGACGTGCCGGATGAGCTGAAGGGCAAGGATGACACCAAAGGCGAGGCCTCGCTCAAGGGCCATCTCAAGAATGGCGACGACGAAAAGACCGGCTCGCAGGCCTATGTGCCGCCGGACGAGAAGAAGGACAAGCAGCTGATCGCCGCCATCGAACTGCTGCACGGCAAATCGAAGGCCCAGATCATGGCCGAGCAGACCAAGGACGTCGCCAAGGACTCGACAAAGCCGGCGACGAAGGCCAATTAA
- a CDS encoding heme ABC transporter permease, which produces MPNFLDYANPTRFLRFAQIVLPWLGGLTLILLAVGLFGAFTAPADYQQGETVRIMYIHVPSAWLAIFAYVVMTSASLGVLVWKHPLADAAQKTAAGLGAAFTFVCLVTGSLWGKPMWGTYWVWDARLTSMLVLLLLYLGLIAVRQTMDDTPRGARVASIMTLVGAIDIPIIKYSVDWWNTLHQPASVFRIGGPTISGSMLWPLLVMALAATLLFLTLHFMAIRNEILRRRVARLSMRALQEAARGEEDEALEAAQ; this is translated from the coding sequence ATGCCCAATTTTCTCGACTACGCCAATCCCACGCGTTTCCTGCGCTTCGCGCAGATCGTCCTGCCCTGGCTCGGCGGACTGACGCTCATCCTTCTCGCCGTCGGCCTTTTCGGAGCCTTTACCGCGCCCGCCGACTATCAGCAGGGCGAGACGGTTCGGATCATGTATATTCACGTCCCCTCGGCGTGGCTTGCGATCTTCGCCTATGTCGTGATGACCTCCGCCTCGCTGGGCGTGCTCGTCTGGAAACACCCGCTCGCCGACGCCGCGCAGAAGACCGCGGCGGGGCTGGGCGCAGCCTTCACTTTCGTCTGCCTCGTAACCGGCTCGCTCTGGGGCAAGCCGATGTGGGGAACCTATTGGGTATGGGACGCGCGGCTGACCTCGATGCTGGTGCTCCTCCTGCTCTATCTCGGCCTCATCGCCGTGCGGCAGACGATGGACGACACGCCGCGCGGCGCGCGCGTCGCCTCGATCATGACGCTCGTCGGCGCGATCGACATCCCGATCATCAAATATTCCGTCGACTGGTGGAACACGCTGCACCAGCCCGCATCCGTCTTCCGCATCGGCGGACCGACGATCTCGGGCTCCATGCTGTGGCCGCTGCTCGTCATGGCGCTCGCGGCGACGCTGCTTTTCCTTACCCTTCACTTCATGGCGATCCGCAACGAGATCCTGCGCCGCCGGGTGGCGCGCCTCTCCATGCGCGCGCTTCAGGAAGCCGCGCGCGGCGAGGAAGACGAAGCGCTGGAGGCCGCGCAATGA
- the glgA gene encoding glycogen synthase GlgA, giving the protein MTRLRVLAVASEMSPLVKTGGLADVVGALPAALAAEHVETRTLIPGYPEVLAALRVGDTAHAFEDLFGGPAWIHAAQLGDIDIYALVAPHLYAREGGPYAGPDGADYPDNAFRFAALGWAGAEIAQGAVRGFRPDVLHAHDWQAALAPAYLHYSGKPRPATVLTVHNIAFQGQFSKELLEALRLPPQSFTLDGVEYYGAIGFLKAGLQLSDRITTVSPSYAQEIETSEFGMGLDGLLRARADVVSGILNGVDVAEWNPAKDPRIESRYDHFSLVTRVKNRVALQRRMRLAADSEAFLLGVVSRLSWQKGHDMLLADLPALMARNIQLALIGTGDRTLEEGFLAAQAAYPGRVAVEIGYSEDMAHLIQAGVDAFLVPSRFEPCGLTQLYALRYGAVPIVSRVGGLKDTIIDANEMALQAGVATGFQFSPPVADAFGAALRRAEHLFRDKETWRKLQINGMKTDVSWRHPARRYAELYREAVAARAQ; this is encoded by the coding sequence ATGACACGGCTGCGCGTCCTCGCCGTCGCCTCGGAAATGAGCCCGCTCGTGAAGACCGGCGGCCTCGCCGATGTCGTCGGCGCCCTGCCCGCGGCGCTCGCCGCCGAACATGTCGAAACGCGCACGCTCATTCCCGGCTATCCGGAGGTCCTGGCGGCGCTGCGCGTCGGGGACACGGCGCACGCCTTCGAGGATCTCTTCGGCGGTCCGGCGTGGATTCATGCGGCGCAGCTCGGCGACATCGACATTTACGCGCTCGTGGCGCCGCATCTTTATGCGCGCGAGGGCGGGCCATATGCGGGGCCGGACGGCGCCGATTATCCCGACAACGCCTTTCGTTTTGCAGCGCTCGGCTGGGCCGGCGCCGAGATTGCGCAAGGCGCCGTGCGCGGTTTCAGGCCGGACGTGTTGCACGCGCATGACTGGCAGGCGGCGCTGGCGCCGGCCTATCTGCATTACAGCGGAAAGCCGCGTCCCGCGACTGTTCTCACGGTTCACAATATCGCCTTTCAGGGCCAGTTCTCGAAAGAGCTGCTCGAAGCGCTGCGCCTGCCGCCGCAATCCTTCACGCTGGACGGCGTCGAATATTACGGCGCGATCGGTTTCCTGAAAGCCGGCCTGCAGCTTTCCGACCGCATCACCACCGTCTCGCCGAGCTATGCGCAGGAAATCGAGACGAGCGAATTCGGCATGGGGCTCGATGGTCTGCTGCGCGCCCGCGCGGACGTCGTCAGCGGCATCCTCAATGGCGTCGATGTGGCGGAATGGAATCCGGCCAAGGACCCGCGCATTGAATCGCGTTACGATCATTTCAGCCTCGTGACGCGCGTCAAGAACAGGGTCGCGCTGCAACGCCGCATGCGCCTCGCGGCGGACTCCGAAGCCTTCCTGCTCGGCGTCGTGAGCCGCCTGTCGTGGCAGAAGGGTCACGACATGCTGCTCGCCGATTTGCCTGCGCTGATGGCGCGAAATATCCAGCTCGCATTGATCGGAACCGGCGACAGGACGCTCGAGGAAGGATTCCTCGCCGCGCAGGCCGCCTATCCTGGCCGGGTCGCCGTCGAAATCGGCTACAGCGAGGACATGGCCCATCTCATCCAGGCCGGCGTCGACGCTTTTCTCGTCCCGTCGCGTTTCGAGCCTTGTGGACTGACGCAACTCTATGCGCTGCGTTACGGCGCCGTGCCCATCGTCTCGCGCGTCGGCGGGCTGAAGGACACGATCATCGACGCCAATGAAATGGCCCTGCAGGCGGGCGTCGCGACGGGCTTCCAGTTCTCGCCGCCCGTCGCCGACGCATTCGGCGCCGCGCTGCGTCGGGCCGAGCATCTGTTCCGGGACAAGGAGACGTGGCGCAAACTGCAGATCAACGGCATGAAGACCGACGTGTCTTGGCGCCACCCCGCGCGACGATACGCAGAGCTTTATCGCGAAGCCGTTGCGGCGCGGGCGCAGTGA
- the glgX gene encoding glycogen debranching protein GlgX, which produces MSRVADGAPGPLGVTPDETGANVAVCSEHAEAIEICLFSEGNDEAARIKLPARSGNVFHGYVKGLKEGSRYGFRAYGPDAPGEGHRFNPSKLLIDPYALALDGGFALHPTMFAHGAAAHEDSAPHVPKCVVTRPRQAPAARPFHEWRDTIVYELHVKGFTAAHPDIPPPLRGTFAGLAHEAAIAHLKKLGVTTIEILPCAAWIDERHLPPLGLTNYWGYNPVALMAPDPRLAPGGWDDVREAVSALHAAGFEVIVDVVFNHTGESDELGPTLSLRGLDNATYYRLAENRAHYVNDAGCGNILAFDRAPVVRLAMDALRAWATYGGVDGFRFDLATTLARRRTGFDPDAPFLAAILQDPVLRDLKLIAEPWDIGPGGYQLGNFPHPFAEWNDRYRDCARRFWRGDAAGVAELATRFAGSQDFFARRGPSRGINFITAHDGFTLRDLVSYERKHNEANGENNRDGTEDNCSWNNGVEGATGDEGVISARARDQCNLLATLLLSRGTPMLAMGAELGHTQHGNNNAYAQDNRRSWIDWSNRDQALIDVTSQLVALRRSHIALSDDRFFDGEAHDGSLIPDVEWLKADGAPMREEDWRRDDAETLIAPLYVSNDRVLIILHRGRVALDVRPPAPREDFGWRIAFDSSGERTSDAIEEYVTIAPHSVALLVEERAAKRRPPPAAGDELLSRLAHAAGVATQWRDVDGGAHHVPGDTIAALLESFGLPARGLHDARESLARLAELQDRRALPESLIAWDGEATTLRLASRHGRTPARLFLTREDGREERVALRSLEPFSWRGVDGRMVEGARAKLPPLPIGRHLLRVDDSETICRLTVAPMQCYLPDDARRDFGFSAQLYSLRRAGDQGVGDFTTMAQLAQSGAEAGASLVAINPLHALFANDRSRASPYYPSDRRFLDPLYVDIADLFGDGFDEATAAALSERDAVDYPAVHALKARAFEAAFARFEELARNRPDAAPVADFARFVPEGGEALARFSCFEAIIETRKGEAWRNWPQPLRDAEANALRDFERRHAARIRFHQFLQWLADRQFAQAAQSARDAGLSIGFCRDLAVGAAPDGAESWSRARGLLDGFSIGAPPDAFSRDGQNWGLPAPDPLRMRADGGADFAGLLRANMRHAGALRIDHVMGLARLFLVPAGEKASAGAYVSYPLEALLAQLALESARARCIVVGEDLGTLPWGFRERLDAANVLSYRVVWFERRGAGFIPPQDYPRKAMACVSTHDLPTLEGWWRGADIDEKAALGLLSAQAAADERDARAADRRALLDALRGEGLIGEAKADAAFDDALARALHAFAARAPALLAMAQIDDLAGETGAVNLPGTDRERPNWRRKIALRTDELFATSRAAAIIAGLRRNLV; this is translated from the coding sequence GTGAGCCGCGTCGCCGACGGCGCGCCCGGTCCGCTCGGCGTGACGCCGGATGAGACGGGCGCCAATGTCGCGGTCTGTTCCGAACATGCCGAGGCAATCGAGATTTGTCTCTTCAGCGAAGGAAACGACGAGGCTGCGCGCATAAAACTTCCCGCGCGCAGCGGCAATGTGTTTCATGGTTATGTAAAAGGATTGAAGGAGGGAAGCCGCTATGGCTTTCGCGCCTATGGGCCCGATGCGCCGGGCGAAGGCCATCGCTTCAATCCATCGAAACTCCTGATCGATCCTTACGCGCTTGCGCTCGACGGCGGGTTCGCGCTGCATCCGACCATGTTCGCGCATGGCGCGGCGGCGCATGAGGACAGCGCGCCGCATGTTCCCAAATGCGTCGTCACACGCCCGCGGCAGGCGCCGGCGGCACGGCCGTTTCACGAATGGCGCGACACGATCGTCTATGAGCTGCATGTCAAAGGTTTCACCGCGGCGCATCCGGATATTCCGCCGCCGCTGCGTGGAACTTTCGCGGGGCTCGCGCATGAGGCGGCGATCGCGCATCTGAAGAAACTCGGCGTCACGACGATAGAGATATTGCCCTGCGCGGCGTGGATCGACGAGCGTCATCTGCCGCCGCTCGGATTGACGAATTACTGGGGCTACAACCCCGTCGCGCTGATGGCGCCCGATCCGCGTCTCGCGCCGGGCGGCTGGGACGATGTGCGAGAGGCGGTTTCCGCGCTTCACGCGGCGGGGTTCGAAGTCATTGTCGACGTCGTGTTCAACCATACGGGCGAGAGCGACGAATTGGGTCCGACCCTGTCGCTGCGCGGCCTCGACAATGCGACCTATTACCGCCTCGCGGAAAATCGCGCGCATTATGTGAACGACGCGGGCTGCGGCAATATTCTCGCTTTCGACCGCGCGCCTGTCGTGCGTCTCGCCATGGACGCGCTGCGGGCCTGGGCGACTTATGGCGGCGTCGACGGTTTTCGTTTCGATCTCGCGACAACCCTTGCGCGACGCCGGACCGGCTTCGATCCCGACGCGCCCTTTCTTGCGGCAATTCTGCAGGATCCCGTTCTGCGCGATCTGAAGCTCATCGCGGAGCCATGGGACATTGGCCCCGGCGGTTATCAATTGGGGAATTTCCCGCATCCTTTCGCGGAATGGAACGATCGCTATCGCGATTGCGCCCGCCGCTTCTGGCGCGGCGATGCGGCGGGAGTCGCGGAGCTTGCGACGCGTTTCGCCGGCTCGCAAGATTTCTTCGCGCGCCGCGGACCGTCGCGCGGGATCAATTTCATCACCGCGCATGACGGCTTCACGCTGCGCGATCTCGTCTCCTACGAGCGCAAACATAATGAAGCAAATGGCGAGAACAATCGCGACGGAACGGAAGACAATTGTTCATGGAACAATGGCGTCGAGGGAGCGACCGGCGACGAGGGCGTGATATCCGCCCGCGCGCGGGATCAGTGCAATCTGCTCGCGACGCTTCTTCTCTCGCGCGGGACGCCCATGCTCGCCATGGGCGCGGAGCTGGGACACACACAGCACGGCAACAACAACGCCTACGCGCAGGACAACAGGCGAAGCTGGATCGACTGGTCGAACAGGGATCAGGCCCTGATCGACGTGACGTCGCAGCTCGTCGCGCTGCGCAGATCCCACATCGCGCTGAGCGACGATCGTTTTTTCGATGGCGAGGCGCATGACGGATCGCTCATTCCGGACGTCGAATGGCTGAAGGCCGACGGTGCGCCGATGCGCGAGGAGGATTGGCGCCGCGATGACGCGGAGACATTGATCGCACCGCTATACGTGTCGAATGATCGCGTATTGATCATACTTCATCGCGGCCGTGTGGCGCTCGATGTGAGACCGCCAGCGCCGCGCGAAGATTTCGGCTGGCGCATCGCTTTCGATTCTTCGGGCGAAAGGACAAGCGACGCGATCGAGGAATATGTGACGATCGCGCCGCATTCCGTTGCGCTTCTCGTGGAGGAAAGAGCCGCGAAGCGCCGTCCGCCGCCCGCCGCCGGCGACGAGTTGCTGTCACGCCTCGCTCACGCCGCTGGCGTTGCGACGCAATGGCGGGACGTTGACGGCGGCGCGCATCACGTTCCCGGAGACACGATCGCCGCGCTGCTCGAAAGCTTCGGACTGCCTGCGCGAGGGCTCCATGACGCGCGCGAGAGCCTTGCGCGCCTTGCGGAATTGCAAGATCGTCGCGCGCTCCCCGAAAGTCTTATCGCATGGGACGGCGAAGCGACGACATTGCGTCTCGCGTCACGCCATGGCCGAACGCCGGCGCGCCTTTTTCTGACGCGCGAAGATGGAAGAGAAGAGCGCGTCGCGCTTCGATCGCTGGAGCCCTTTTCGTGGCGCGGCGTAGATGGCCGCATGGTCGAAGGCGCGCGCGCGAAATTGCCGCCATTGCCGATCGGACGGCATTTGCTACGGGTTGACGACAGCGAAACGATTTGCCGCCTCACCGTCGCGCCGATGCAATGCTATCTGCCGGATGACGCGCGCCGCGATTTCGGATTTTCGGCGCAGCTCTATTCCCTGCGCCGCGCCGGCGATCAGGGGGTCGGCGATTTCACGACGATGGCGCAGCTCGCGCAATCGGGCGCCGAGGCTGGCGCTTCTCTCGTCGCGATCAATCCGCTGCATGCCTTGTTCGCAAATGATCGCTCACGCGCGAGCCCCTATTACCCCTCCGATCGTCGTTTTCTCGATCCGCTCTATGTCGATATCGCCGATCTTTTCGGCGACGGTTTCGATGAAGCGACGGCGGCGGCGCTATCGGAGCGCGACGCGGTCGACTATCCCGCCGTTCACGCGCTCAAGGCGCGCGCCTTCGAGGCGGCCTTCGCGCGTTTCGAGGAGCTTGCGCGCAATCGGCCCGACGCCGCGCCTGTCGCCGATTTTGCGCGCTTCGTCCCGGAAGGCGGCGAGGCGCTCGCGCGCTTCTCCTGCTTTGAAGCGATCATCGAAACGCGTAAGGGAGAAGCCTGGAGGAACTGGCCGCAGCCGTTGCGCGACGCCGAGGCCAACGCGTTGCGCGATTTCGAGCGTCGACACGCGGCGCGCATTCGCTTTCATCAGTTCCTGCAATGGCTCGCCGACCGCCAGTTCGCCCAGGCCGCGCAATCGGCGCGCGACGCTGGTCTCTCCATCGGCTTCTGCCGCGATCTCGCCGTCGGCGCCGCGCCCGACGGGGCGGAGAGCTGGAGCAGGGCACGTGGCCTGCTCGACGGCTTTTCCATCGGCGCGCCGCCAGACGCCTTCAGCCGCGACGGCCAGAACTGGGGCCTGCCCGCGCCCGATCCGCTGCGGATGCGGGCGGACGGCGGGGCCGATTTCGCCGGGCTCCTGCGCGCCAATATGCGCCACGCTGGCGCGCTGCGCATCGATCATGTGATGGGGCTTGCGCGGCTCTTTCTCGTCCCGGCGGGCGAGAAGGCGAGCGCCGGCGCCTATGTCTCCTATCCGCTCGAGGCGCTGCTCGCGCAATTGGCGCTGGAGAGCGCAAGGGCGCGCTGCATCGTCGTCGGCGAGGATCTCGGCACGCTGCCCTGGGGTTTTCGCGAGCGGCTCGATGCGGCCAATGTGCTCAGTTACCGTGTCGTCTGGTTCGAGCGACGAGGCGCCGGTTTCATTCCCCCGCAGGATTATCCGCGCAAGGCCATGGCCTGCGTCTCGACGCATGACCTGCCGACATTGGAGGGTTGGTGGCGGGGGGCCGACATCGACGAGAAGGCGGCGCTCGGGCTCCTGTCTGCGCAGGCGGCGGCGGACGAGCGCGACGCCCGCGCCGCCGACAGGCGCGCGCTGCTCGACGCGCTGCGCGGCGAAGGTCTGATCGGGGAGGCGAAGGCCGACGCCGCCTTCGACGACGCTCTGGCGCGGGCGCTGCACGCTTTCGCGGCGCGCGCGCCGGCGCTTCTCGCCATGGCTCAGATCGACGATCTCGCGGGCGAGACAGGCGCGGTCAATCTCCCCGGCACGGACCGCGAGAGGCCGAACTGGCGACGAAAAATTGCATTGCGAACGGATGAGCTTTTCGCAACGTCCCGCGCGGCCGCGATTATCGCCGGACTTCGCCGCAATCTGGTCTAG
- a CDS encoding murein hydrolase activator EnvC, which translates to MRIAIERFRSGDGRTPALAIALAVIALSVRAEPNAPDISIKREELRGVEETIGETQERAKKLEGEISSHAAVRENLNRTLLEATRRLQDTEARAAEIEERLGKLSEEERKILTSLADRRALIVEILTILQRMGRRPPPALLARPEDILEAVRASLALGQMLPQMRAETQALQSDLAELVRLRDDMRREQARLATEKTNLNDQRARLAPMIAARQEALAAAQSALRMESERAQTLARQATTLKDLIGRMEAESEAARKAAEAARKADEERAAAQARLTEEQRRKALAAPFKDAARLAPAAAFADLKAKLPLPVAGAILKRYGAPDGYGGKEKGISIAARENGLVVAPCDGWIAFSGPYRSYGQLLIINAGGGYYVVLAGMSRTNVNVGQFVLAGEPVASMGDGAAQTAATIAISAKQPILYVEFRKDGASIDSSPWWAKSDSRKVGG; encoded by the coding sequence ATGAGGATTGCGATCGAGCGATTTCGATCAGGCGACGGACGAACGCCGGCGCTCGCCATTGCGCTCGCCGTCATAGCGCTCTCCGTCCGGGCCGAGCCGAACGCCCCTGACATTTCCATCAAGCGCGAAGAGCTGCGCGGCGTCGAGGAAACGATCGGCGAGACGCAGGAGCGCGCGAAGAAGCTCGAAGGCGAGATCAGCTCTCACGCCGCCGTGCGCGAGAATCTCAACAGGACGCTGCTAGAGGCCACGCGCAGGCTGCAGGACACCGAAGCGCGCGCCGCCGAGATCGAGGAGCGCCTCGGGAAGCTCTCGGAGGAGGAGCGGAAGATCCTGACGTCGCTCGCCGACCGGCGCGCGCTGATCGTCGAAATTCTGACCATTCTGCAGCGCATGGGGCGCCGCCCCCCGCCCGCCCTTCTGGCGCGGCCGGAGGATATTCTGGAGGCGGTGCGCGCCTCCCTGGCGCTCGGTCAGATGCTGCCGCAGATGCGCGCCGAGACGCAGGCGCTGCAGAGCGACCTCGCCGAGCTGGTTCGGCTGCGCGACGACATGCGGCGGGAGCAGGCGCGCCTCGCGACCGAAAAGACCAATCTGAACGATCAGCGCGCCCGACTCGCGCCGATGATCGCGGCGCGGCAGGAGGCGCTCGCCGCCGCGCAATCGGCGTTGCGAATGGAGTCCGAACGCGCCCAGACGCTGGCGCGGCAGGCGACGACCCTGAAGGACCTGATCGGCCGCATGGAGGCCGAGAGCGAGGCCGCGCGCAAGGCTGCGGAGGCGGCGCGCAAGGCCGACGAGGAGCGCGCCGCCGCCCAGGCGCGGCTGACGGAAGAGCAGCGGCGCAAGGCGCTCGCCGCGCCCTTCAAGGACGCCGCCCGCCTCGCCCCGGCCGCAGCCTTCGCCGATCTAAAGGCGAAGCTGCCGCTTCCGGTCGCCGGCGCCATTCTCAAGCGCTACGGCGCGCCCGACGGATATGGCGGAAAAGAAAAGGGAATTTCCATCGCCGCGCGGGAGAACGGCCTCGTCGTCGCGCCCTGCGACGGGTGGATCGCCTTTTCGGGGCCTTACCGCTCCTATGGTCAACTCTTGATCATTAACGCTGGCGGCGGCTATTATGTGGTCTTGGCCGGCATGAGTCGCACCAATGTAAACGTCGGGCAGTTCGTCCTGGCGGGTGAGCCGGTGGCCAGCATGGGAGACGGAGCCGCGCAGACTGCGGCGACCATCGCGATCAGCGCGAAACAGCCCATTTTATATGTCGAGTTCCGGAAGGACGGAGCATCGATCGACTCGAGCCCATGGTGGGCGAAGTCAGACAGTCGGAAGGTCGGCGGATGA